The Sphingomonas sp. HF-S4 sequence CGTGTGGATTTCGTCGGCGCTGAGGGAGGTCGTGGTCGAGCTCTTCAGCCGATCGGCATAATAGGCCGCGCCGTCGGGCAGGCTCCACGCGCCGAAATCGCCCTTGGACTTGGGCTCGATCTCGTCGAGCGCGGCGAGCAGCGTGTCATAGCCGCGGCGGAAGGGCCCGGTCAGCGCCGCCCGCACATCGGCCAGCAATTGCTCGCGCACAGCCGCGGGCACCTCCAGCGCACCGACCTTCTTGCGGAAATCGGCCATCAGCGTCGAATCGGGCCCGCCATCGAATGGCGCGCCGGTGATCACTTTCCGGGCGTCGGCACGCGCGGGTGCGAAATTGACCTTGTTGGGCACGATGCCCGCCGCCGCCTGGCTCCGCATGTGCGCCGCGACCTCGCGCATCACGCGTTCGGTGTCGCGCAGCCGGGCAATATAGGCGCTGGCGTCCTCGGGCGTATCGATCTTGTGGTTGTTGATCAGCAGCACGGGGATCGCCCCTGCCGGGCTGCCATTGGTGGAGACCGGAAAGCGCAGCTTGCGGAAACGGAAGGCACTGCGACCACGCTCGGCCTCATATTCGAACAGGCGATAGCTCACTCGCGCGCTCGCGCCCAACTGCGCAGGCTTGAACCGCGCGCGCATCTCCTTGAGCTGGCGCTCGGCCAGGTCGCGCCGCCGGACGGGCGTCGCATCGGTATAGTCGTCGAGCCGGTCGTACTTGGTCTTGAAGCCCAGCTGGGTCTGCGCCTCGGGGCTCAGCGCGAGTTGTGCATCATAAGCCGCGTCGAGGAACGCGATCAGCGCCGCATCCTGCGTCTCCGCCGGAGCAGCCTGAACCGGCAACGGCGCGTTCGCCTGCAGCAGCGGCGCGGCGGGCAACAACATCAAGGCGTAAACGGCGCGCATCGGAATCTCCTGTCGATGCAGCGCTTGTCGCGCGCTCCCCCGAGCTACGCAATGCCGCCCTTCGATCAGAGAGCTGGTGGGCCCGGCAGAAGTCCATGAACCACGCCACTACAATGGCTTAGCTTGTCTAACCTGCACCTAAAGCGTGAGAAATGCCTCTGCTGGACGATAAAATTTGTCTAGCCTCTCCGGGTGATCTTCACTCTTCCCTGTGGTTGCAACGTTCCGGCAGCTTTCGCCCCTATTGTGTTGAAAAACTACGGATGGGGTCCGAAAGCGCTCTAAAGCAGCAATCCGTGCACGAAATCGTATGTTCCAGCATGATTGCTGTGCGAATCATCAGAATCGTGCAGCAATGTGTCTCGGTTCAACCCAGCGAGCGGGCCCATAAGAGTTTTTCAACAGAATAGTCCCAATAGCGGACATTCGCACAAGCTCGATAATGGTGAGAACGTTCAGACTGGAGCGGGCGATTCATGACGCGGCGAGATGTGCTGGGGGTAGCCCGGTGGGCGTGGCGCGGTATCATACCTCACGTGCTTCTCAACGAGACGTGTCTGTGGCCGCGCGGCGGAGGAGGCGTCTCTAAAATGAGAGCGGAGGCCAGGGGGCGTCAAGAAAAATGATGTCGAAGCGATCGACCAGAATGTTGGATGAATATCGGCGGCCCGCGCGCGATGTTCGAATCGAGATCTCTTGGCTTGTTCCGGATCAGAACATGACCGAGCAATATGTGCTGCCGCCACGCAGTTTTCGCCTTATTCTAAATTATCTGAAGCGCGTCGGGCTGGTTCAGGTCGTCCGCAAGGTCCGCTCTCGCGTTTCGGAGGCGCGTCGGAACCGAAAAGTGTCGGCTATTGGCGTTGGCCTAGCGATCGAGGTGCCTGATACTATGGAAGGCGGGGTCCGCGTGGGCGACTTCGTACTTTTCTACGCGCCCAGCATCAATCCCGATGCCTCGCGCGCGGTTATCGACGTTGACCTTGCTCTGAGGATCGATGGGCTTCTATCGCCTGAAGGTGCGAGGCCGTCGGCGGCGCTGGCCGAGATGGCCGGGTGGTCGCACTATTCCGGTGCTGCATTCAATAAAGACCGTGTCCGCTCCGACCTCAGCGCATTGGCGAAGCGTTTGCGCGCGACGAACGATGGGCAGGCGGCGCAGGTGCCGTTGGCTCACATCGCAGAACAGGCCATCGACATCAGCAAAAGGCGAAGTGGCCGGTCGACCGCCGTAATTTTCGGGCTCGGACATTATGCAAAGCACATTATCGTGCCTAACCTGCCGCGGGCCTTCGCTATCGAGGCGGTGCACGAGATTGACCCCGATCAGCTGGAGTCATGGCCGCGCGCCGTGCGTCGGCGGGACACCGCACCGTTTCCGCGGGATGACGAGCACTACGATCTTTGGCTAATCGCCGGATTCCACCACACGCACAGCGACATCGCTGTGGAGGCGATGCGGCGAGGGGGGGCTGTCGCCGTCGAGAAGCCCATCGCAACCACTCGGGAGGGGCTGAGTTCGATCGAGGCGCTAGTGAGTGAGAGTGCATCCAACCGCTTCTTTGCCTGCTTCCATAGGCGCTACGTCGCTTACAACGCCTGGATCCGTGCAGATCTCGAACTTGAGCCGGGTATGCCAGTCCACTACAATTGCATCTCTTATGATATCCCAATCTCGCGCCATCATTGGTATTCATGGCCGAACTCGCGCAGCCGCATGATCTCTAATGGGTGTCATTGGATCGACCATTTCATGCTGCTGAACGACTATTCGCCGGTGGTAGCGCACACTGCAGTGCGTGGTGTCGGGCAGAACTGCCTCGGCTGGCTGCGTCTCGCTAATGGGGCTGAGATGTCGCTGCATCTTAGCGAGATCGGAGGTAGCCCCTTCGGCGTGCGCGACCATGTCGAAGTCAGCGTCGAAGGCCGTACCGCGATTGTAAGCGACAGCGCGCTCTACACTGCAGTCGACAAGCTGCGAACAATCCGCAGAATCCGCGTAAATCCGCTTTCGGCATATCGGGCGATGTATCGCGAGATCGGTAGAAAGGTCCTGCTTGGCGAGCCGGGTGACTCACTCATCACGTTGCGATCGAGCGCCGCTGCGATCGAGCTCGACCGCCTGCTCGAGCAGCAACCGCCAACTTGACGCCTTTCGCAGCTTTCGGAAGAGCTCCTGTCAAAGCGTCAGCCGCCTTTCCGCGGGCCTCATGCGGCGCTTCCCTACCCTGTGGGCTTTTTGGAGAGTGCGGGCACCCCCTAACCTGTCGGCGATTGCGCAATCGAGGTGGCGCGGCTGATCCGAGCGGGCCGAGGAAACAACCTGATGTGTTCTACCCATCGTATCCCTGGGAACATGGCAGCTAGCTAGCGCTCTTCTGCTGCTCTGTATTTGGCTTGCGTCAGTCTGGGTCGGCAAGCGGTGCGCTGTTCCAAACTAAGCCGGCGGCGAGGCATGACTGCTTTCCACCCAATCTCGGACGTCTAACGTGGAAGGATCACCTTGGGGAGTGGCGACCGGGAGAGCCCGAATTCGTCTAACTTCCAGGTAAAAATGGCACAAAACCGTCACCTTTTGAACCGCTGGTGGGCCCGGCAGGACTCGAACCCGCAACCTAGCCGTTATGAGCGGCCAGCTCTAACCATTGAGCTACAGGCCCCCAGCGCCCGTGGCACTAGCGGAGGTTGGGGCCGCGCCGCAAGCCGCGTCGATGATCTCGCCGAGCGATGCGGGTGCGACGCCCAACCGCGCCAATTCGGCGAACACCGCGTCCCACCAGCGCCAGAAGGCGGCGAGATCGGCGGCATCGCGGACATAGGGCGTATGACCCGGCTCGATCGAAGGCGAATGGAAGCTGAAATTGAGCAACTTCACCCCCTCGCCCACCGCGACGCGCACGGCTTCGAGCGCCTCCTCGAGCGGCATGTCCTCCGGAGTGAGCGCGACGCGCGAGAGCAGCTTGAGCCGCGATGCCGCGCCGCGCCCGCGCGGCAGCTTGCCTAGCCGCCGATACAAGGCCGCGCCGCCGTTGCGCAGGTGCCCGGTGAAGACGGTGGTCAGCGGAAGCTCGACGATCGCGCGGTCGGGCCCGGTCCGGAAGGCATGGTTGGGGATCGCGGAAAAGTCAGGGCCATCCTCGCTCGAATAGTCGTAGGCCGAGCGCATCGAGGTATCGATCCGATAGCCGAGCGCGACGAGCGCTGCGAGCGTATTCGGGCCGACGCCGTAACGCCCGGCGCGATAGGCGATCGGGCGCGCGCCGAAAGCGGAGGCGATCGCGTCGGTAAGCACGGTGAGCTTGCGCAGTTCCAATTCAGCCGGAAGATTACCGGTGAAACTGTTGCGGACGCATACTTCTTCATCGAGCGGCGGGTTGACCCAGGGATGCAGCTGGGTGCCGATCGACGAACGCCCGTCACCGATCAGCTGGCCCAGGATCCAGACAGAGCGCGGGCACGTCACGATCGGATAGTCGATCAGCCAAAGGAGCGGTACGCCGTGATCGGCGAAGCGCGCGTGCGCCGCGGGCATCGCCGCCATATGGCCGGTGCCGCGCGCGTCGCGGCGTAGCGGCGCGCCCCAGTCGAATTCCTCCTCGGTATCGACGAAGACCGTGAAGCGCGTCCCGAAGTCTTGCGGCCAATCGACGAATGACGCGGGCGCGGGGGCTGGCGGCCGATAGCCGCTGACGGTTTTCCGTCCCCCCACGGTCAGTTAGATCGCCTGTCCCACGCTGCTGTTTACCGCCGCCGGCAGCCGCAAAGTCAAGCTCGCAGGCCCAATCACCAGTGCGCCGCCCAGCTCGCGAGCAAGATTGCGGGCAAGACGCAACGCGAAGCCGGTGCCGAGCAGCGTCGCATCCTCGCGCTCGTCGTCGATCCCGAGCACCGAATCGCCGGGATAATCGGCCAGTGCCTTGGGGCGATCGATCGACACCGCCACGCGCTGGTCGCTCTCCAGCGCGATGGTCACGCCGATCCGTTCGCCCGGACCGCTGGCGGAAGCCAGCGTCGCCATCAGCCGCGCCAGTAGCCGCTCTACCGCGCGGCGGTCCCCGGTGACGACCTGGTCCTCGGCGGGCAGTGCGATCATCGACCCGCGCAACTCGAGCAGCGGCGCAAGATCCTCGGTGATCGTGGCAAGCAGCGGGCGAAGCTGCACGCGCCCGGGCGAAAGCGCCAGCGCCGCGCTGTCGATCCGCGCGGCGAGATCGAGATCGTCGATCGCACCGAGCAATTCACGCGCCTCGCTACGGATCACGCCTGCGCGCTCGCGATACACGTCCGATACCGGCCCGAGCATCTGCGTCTCGATCATCTCCGCGAAACCCGCGATGGCATTGGTCGGCGTCCGCAGCTCATGCACCAGCTGGCGCAGCGATTCGGCCGGCGATCCGCTTGGCACGCGGGCCGGTTCTGCACGCTCGTCCGTACGCGGGCGGCGCGCGGTGCCGCGATAGCCCGTGAAGCGGCCATTGGCGGGATCGAACACGGGGACGGCCGAGATCAGCCAGTCGCCCGCGGCGTCCGAGCCGCCTTCGATCATCATCCGAGCGGTCGAGAAGCCCGCGCGGCGGCGGAAGGCACCCGCGGCGACGCCGTCGACCTGCGAGCCCTCATTGGCGTTCGACAGGTCTAGCGACAGTCCGATCACCGCCGCGCGGCTGACGCCGTCGACCCAGCGGATCACACCCTTCTCGTCGGTCTCGAAGCGGAATTCATGCACCAGCCGCGGCGCAGGCGGTGCGGCCGCACCATTTTCCTCGCGATGGCGCCAGAAGGCATCGATCCGCGCGACCACCTCGGCGATCTCGAACGGACCCGTCCCGTCGCCCTCCGGCGCAGGCGCGACCGGCTGCAACGGCATCGAGGCCGCGATCCTGTCGCTCTGGTCCATATCCGGGTTGTGCGCATCCGGAGCTGCCTCCGCAACCAGTCCGGCCAATCTATCCA is a genomic window containing:
- a CDS encoding Gfo/Idh/MocA family oxidoreductase — encoded protein: MTEQYVLPPRSFRLILNYLKRVGLVQVVRKVRSRVSEARRNRKVSAIGVGLAIEVPDTMEGGVRVGDFVLFYAPSINPDASRAVIDVDLALRIDGLLSPEGARPSAALAEMAGWSHYSGAAFNKDRVRSDLSALAKRLRATNDGQAAQVPLAHIAEQAIDISKRRSGRSTAVIFGLGHYAKHIIVPNLPRAFAIEAVHEIDPDQLESWPRAVRRRDTAPFPRDDEHYDLWLIAGFHHTHSDIAVEAMRRGGAVAVEKPIATTREGLSSIEALVSESASNRFFACFHRRYVAYNAWIRADLELEPGMPVHYNCISYDIPISRHHWYSWPNSRSRMISNGCHWIDHFMLLNDYSPVVAHTAVRGVGQNCLGWLRLANGAEMSLHLSEIGGSPFGVRDHVEVSVEGRTAIVSDSALYTAVDKLRTIRRIRVNPLSAYRAMYREIGRKVLLGEPGDSLITLRSSAAAIELDRLLEQQPPT
- a CDS encoding polysaccharide deacetylase family protein: MGGRKTVSGYRPPAPAPASFVDWPQDFGTRFTVFVDTEEEFDWGAPLRRDARGTGHMAAMPAAHARFADHGVPLLWLIDYPIVTCPRSVWILGQLIGDGRSSIGTQLHPWVNPPLDEEVCVRNSFTGNLPAELELRKLTVLTDAIASAFGARPIAYRAGRYGVGPNTLAALVALGYRIDTSMRSAYDYSSEDGPDFSAIPNHAFRTGPDRAIVELPLTTVFTGHLRNGGAALYRRLGKLPRGRGAASRLKLLSRVALTPEDMPLEEALEAVRVAVGEGVKLLNFSFHSPSIEPGHTPYVRDAADLAAFWRWWDAVFAELARLGVAPASLGEIIDAACGAAPTSASATGAGGL
- a CDS encoding sensor histidine kinase, whose amino-acid sequence is MRFDDTLETVLAADLSTPYGVHSAWRQLVDLIGRRRVPPATRAMATLRAIRVDVPPPIRAASARALEFANPPAPLVRLFAQDDIGIAIPVLRSARISATEWIQLLPDLSPTARSVLRNRRDLGPEVERALESFGSIDLVLPDAATGAAPTEAVDRLAGLVAEAAPDAHNPDMDQSDRIAASMPLQPVAPAPEGDGTGPFEIAEVVARIDAFWRHREENGAAAPPAPRLVHEFRFETDEKGVIRWVDGVSRAAVIGLSLDLSNANEGSQVDGVAAGAFRRRAGFSTARMMIEGGSDAAGDWLISAVPVFDPANGRFTGYRGTARRPRTDERAEPARVPSGSPAESLRQLVHELRTPTNAIAGFAEMIETQMLGPVSDVYRERAGVIRSEARELLGAIDDLDLAARIDSAALALSPGRVQLRPLLATITEDLAPLLELRGSMIALPAEDQVVTGDRRAVERLLARLMATLASASGPGERIGVTIALESDQRVAVSIDRPKALADYPGDSVLGIDDEREDATLLGTGFALRLARNLARELGGALVIGPASLTLRLPAAVNSSVGQAI